A stretch of the Bacillus sp. FJAT-18017 genome encodes the following:
- a CDS encoding ABC transporter ATP-binding protein → MAHIELNNVSFTYPEALVPALDSVNLSVQKGEFVVLFGPSGSGKSTLLRLLKEEIRPHGELRGSILLKGADSSSIGFVFQDPENQVVADDPLHEMVFGLENQGLPSNEMRNRVAEIVSFFGAEPILHKKMHELSGGKKQQMNLASVLLMQPDILVLDEPTSQLDPVSTRELLDMLKRLNEEFGMTIILAEHRLDDCIILADRMAMMDKGRIVYDSDPRSVMEQLWKEGERAFVPGIPSFFLEEQSLAGSEMPKRSGQTALPLSVKEGRALLHLIPGRKLDGKQESNIGTEQIIEKPVLKAKNLGFRYEKNNSPVLDELNFDLKIGEIYALLGGNGSGKSTLLKLLSNVIKPETGKLTLADVPFKKLKEIDLARRIGYLPQNPKLFFLHDTVGGEISAVCNQWGTPAQEADILIEQFSLSNLLQSHPYDLSGGELQKAAFVCLLLRKPEVLLLDEPTKGLDPVSKAALAQVLQKQKENGKAIVISTHDIEFAAKHATRCGMLFQGEITSEAAPEEFFSGNFFYSTMIQRLFRN, encoded by the coding sequence ATGGCGCACATCGAATTGAACAACGTAAGCTTTACCTATCCTGAAGCCCTAGTCCCTGCACTTGACTCGGTAAACCTGTCAGTTCAGAAGGGAGAATTTGTTGTCCTCTTTGGCCCTTCAGGTTCTGGAAAAAGCACCCTTCTTCGCTTATTGAAGGAAGAAATCCGCCCGCATGGCGAGCTTCGAGGCTCTATTTTGCTAAAAGGGGCCGATTCCAGCAGTATCGGCTTCGTCTTTCAAGATCCCGAAAACCAGGTAGTTGCCGATGATCCTCTTCATGAAATGGTATTCGGGCTTGAAAATCAGGGTCTTCCGTCGAATGAAATGAGGAACCGTGTTGCGGAAATCGTTTCATTCTTTGGCGCCGAGCCGATTTTGCATAAAAAAATGCACGAGCTATCGGGCGGGAAAAAGCAGCAAATGAATCTGGCCTCCGTCTTGTTAATGCAGCCGGACATTCTAGTCCTTGACGAACCAACCTCCCAGCTTGATCCTGTCAGTACCCGTGAACTGCTCGACATGCTTAAGAGGCTAAATGAAGAATTCGGGATGACAATCATCCTTGCCGAGCACCGTCTTGATGATTGCATCATTCTTGCTGACAGGATGGCCATGATGGACAAGGGAAGGATCGTCTATGACAGCGATCCAAGGTCAGTGATGGAGCAGCTTTGGAAAGAAGGGGAAAGGGCGTTCGTTCCTGGCATCCCATCCTTTTTCCTTGAGGAACAAAGCTTAGCAGGCTCTGAAATGCCAAAGCGAAGCGGCCAAACTGCGCTGCCGCTTTCGGTCAAGGAAGGCAGAGCACTGCTGCATCTAATTCCCGGGAGAAAGCTTGATGGAAAACAGGAAAGCAACATTGGGACAGAGCAAATTATTGAAAAGCCTGTACTCAAGGCGAAGAATCTTGGTTTCAGGTATGAAAAAAACAACAGCCCAGTCCTTGATGAACTGAACTTCGACTTAAAAATAGGTGAAATATATGCTCTTCTTGGCGGTAATGGCTCTGGCAAATCAACGCTGCTAAAATTGTTGAGCAATGTCATAAAGCCTGAAACAGGAAAGCTAACACTTGCAGACGTCCCTTTTAAAAAGTTGAAGGAGATTGATTTAGCCCGCAGAATTGGCTATTTACCGCAAAATCCCAAATTGTTTTTTCTTCATGATACGGTCGGCGGTGAAATTTCGGCAGTTTGCAACCAATGGGGAACACCTGCCCAGGAGGCAGACATTTTGATTGAGCAATTCTCACTTAGCAACCTGCTTCAATCGCATCCATATGACCTTAGCGGCGGCGAACTCCAAAAAGCTGCATTTGTTTGTTTGCTCCTAAGGAAACCAGAAGTGCTATTGCTGGATGAACCTACGAAAGGGCTTGATCCGGTTTCAAAGGCAGCCCTAGCACAGGTATTGCAAAAACAGAAAGAGAACGGGAAGGCAATTGTAATTTCGACTCACGATATTGAGTTCGCTGCCAAGCATGCAACCCGATGCGGTATGCTGTTCCAGGGTGAAATTACATCCGAGGCTGCTCCAGAAGAATTCTTTAGCGGAAACTTTTTTTATAGCACTATGATTCAGCGGTTGTTCCGAAATTAA
- a CDS encoding ECF transporter S component, producing MRGKQLLISILLISFIIILLVYSSIHPESFMWSSTAIAGLSFAFLLFRFENRQVEPRELVLIAVLASIAAVGRVPFASIPGVQPTTFVIMMSGLVFGAESGFLIGAVAALASNMILGQGPWTPWQMAAWGLVGLTAGLLRRTSFMNSLTGKLVFGFVWGFLFGWIMNLWGYLGFVQTGGEVSVSSLLAYFAASSLFDFMHAASNVFFLLLFANGWVKSLGRFKRKYGLLE from the coding sequence ATGAGGGGCAAACAATTACTTATTTCTATTCTGCTTATTTCTTTCATTATCATATTGCTTGTCTATTCATCTATCCATCCGGAGAGCTTTATGTGGTCGAGCACAGCCATCGCAGGACTATCATTCGCTTTTCTCCTGTTCCGTTTTGAAAATAGACAGGTTGAACCAAGGGAGCTTGTCCTTATTGCTGTACTCGCTTCAATCGCTGCTGTTGGCCGGGTTCCATTTGCCAGTATTCCGGGTGTCCAGCCGACAACTTTTGTTATTATGATGTCTGGACTCGTGTTTGGCGCTGAAAGTGGCTTTCTGATTGGTGCAGTTGCAGCACTCGCATCCAATATGATTCTTGGGCAGGGACCGTGGACGCCATGGCAAATGGCCGCTTGGGGCCTTGTCGGATTGACGGCGGGGCTGCTTCGAAGGACGAGCTTTATGAATTCACTGACGGGAAAGCTTGTTTTCGGTTTTGTTTGGGGCTTTCTATTTGGCTGGATTATGAATCTGTGGGGGTATCTCGGATTTGTTCAAACTGGCGGGGAAGTTTCAGTTTCTTCCTTGCTTGCTTATTTTGCAGCCAGCTCGCTCTTTGACTTTATGCATGCCGCTTCAAACGTCTTTTTCCTGCTTCTATTTGCGAATGGCTGGGTGAAGAGCCTTGGGCGTTTTAAGCGAAAGTATGGATTATTGGAATGA
- a CDS encoding SGNH/GDSL hydrolase family protein has translation MVIKTFIIVAVVIVLGIAGWLYYPQYQIQQMKKQSLEASKNESIPTYIDYFSRSDKNSLYHLAIGDSVISGYGVGQNQNLVSEFSTELEMQTGKKVSFQNEGINGINSTELRQLVYSGKYDVYIKKSDIVTVNVGGNDVLRAARKQHDIQSAFKAFDTLQADFSENLKNITSRITEVNPKATIVYLELYNPVNPDMAYYTLAEKLLPKWNINIYKTAKAVPGSIVVETSKVINGENLENLSPDGIHPSQLGYKAIASLIIEQFRTSPKKAAV, from the coding sequence ATGGTCATAAAAACATTTATCATTGTTGCGGTAGTCATAGTCCTTGGTATTGCTGGATGGCTCTATTATCCTCAATATCAAATTCAGCAAATGAAGAAACAGTCATTGGAGGCTTCGAAGAATGAAAGCATTCCAACTTATATAGATTATTTTTCGAGATCAGACAAGAATTCACTTTACCACCTGGCTATTGGGGATTCAGTCATTAGCGGATATGGGGTTGGCCAAAATCAAAACCTTGTCAGTGAGTTTTCGACTGAACTCGAAATGCAGACGGGTAAAAAGGTTTCTTTTCAGAATGAAGGAATAAATGGGATCAATAGTACGGAATTAAGGCAGCTTGTTTATTCAGGAAAGTATGATGTGTATATTAAAAAATCCGATATTGTTACTGTAAATGTAGGGGGAAATGATGTATTAAGGGCCGCTCGGAAGCAGCATGATATCCAGTCAGCCTTCAAGGCTTTTGATACTCTTCAGGCTGACTTTTCAGAGAACCTTAAGAATATAACAAGCAGGATCACCGAGGTTAACCCAAAAGCAACGATCGTTTACCTTGAACTTTATAATCCAGTTAACCCCGATATGGCTTATTACACCCTCGCTGAGAAGCTTTTGCCAAAATGGAACATCAATATTTATAAAACAGCCAAAGCAGTTCCGGGATCAATTGTTGTTGAAACCTCAAAGGTCATTAATGGAGAAAACCTGGAAAACCTGTCTCCTGATGGCATTCATCCAAGCCAACTAGGTTATAAAGCAATCGCTTCACTTATTATCGAACAATTTAGGACAAGTCCAAAGAAAGCGGCAGTTTAA
- a CDS encoding DUF3298 and DUF4163 domain-containing protein, whose amino-acid sequence MPFHLPVYIGINRIRQPNLAISIPYVYGLMNSIAEKAIHNDILRVTRQLIQKSGYYENQKTEITGVFDLKTNERGVLSLTLEQYSYAGGAHGITYISGLTWDSSTGRLYRLDQLFKPGSNYVKVLSEMVAAQIKERSIMTIEPFTSIKPNQDYYIADKALVLFFQLYDLAPYAYGFPYFPISIYSIQDLISEQSPLQKMFG is encoded by the coding sequence TTGCCATTTCACTTACCAGTTTATATTGGAATCAACCGAATTCGGCAGCCCAATCTCGCTATATCCATACCATATGTATATGGGTTAATGAACAGTATAGCAGAGAAAGCAATCCATAATGATATTCTCCGTGTAACAAGGCAGCTTATTCAGAAATCTGGCTACTATGAAAATCAGAAAACTGAAATCACAGGCGTTTTCGATCTTAAGACAAACGAGCGGGGGGTTCTAAGCCTCACACTTGAGCAGTATTCCTATGCCGGCGGTGCTCATGGCATTACGTATATCAGTGGACTTACTTGGGACAGTTCAACAGGCCGGCTGTACAGGCTGGACCAATTATTCAAACCAGGAAGCAATTATGTAAAAGTGCTTTCCGAAATGGTGGCAGCACAAATTAAGGAGCGCAGCATCATGACAATTGAACCTTTTACGAGTATCAAACCAAATCAGGACTATTATATTGCAGACAAAGCTTTAGTTCTCTTTTTTCAGCTGTATGATCTTGCTCCATATGCCTATGGATTTCCCTATTTTCCAATATCCATATATAGTATTCAGGATCTTATTTCTGAGCAAAGCCCGCTTCAAAAGATGTTTGGTTAG
- a CDS encoding tyrosine-protein phosphatase, with amino-acid sequence MLTAERNLVFEKIHNLRDIGGLPTRDGRRMKAGILYRSDELSAISKNDLTVLEELDLKMVCDLRTVNERKSRPDRIPPHWEIKEIHVPIHHGSQDMSTFVLFRTLNGNTDSLDFAKIIHDFYRCLVEERKEQVRQIFELVDEEDNIPALIHCTGGKDRTGYIAALFQLLAGVDYETVVSQYLLSNERIAGKMKKTERYLRLLSLYRIPSEKFKPMLAVDRKHLDFVIGQIRKDYGTIETYLNKGCGLKLSKIKKIKMMLVE; translated from the coding sequence ATGCTAACTGCTGAGCGTAATTTGGTGTTTGAAAAAATACATAATTTAAGGGATATCGGCGGATTGCCCACGAGGGACGGACGAAGGATGAAGGCAGGGATTTTGTATAGATCTGATGAGTTGTCGGCTATTAGCAAGAATGACCTGACCGTTCTGGAAGAACTCGATTTGAAAATGGTTTGCGATTTAAGAACAGTGAATGAGCGGAAATCTAGGCCAGACCGAATCCCGCCACATTGGGAAATAAAGGAGATCCATGTTCCTATTCATCACGGGAGCCAGGACATGAGCACGTTCGTTCTTTTTAGAACCCTTAATGGCAACACTGACAGCCTGGATTTCGCAAAAATCATTCATGACTTCTACCGTTGTCTTGTTGAGGAGCGGAAGGAACAAGTCAGGCAAATATTCGAGCTGGTCGATGAAGAGGATAACATACCTGCACTCATTCATTGCACAGGCGGCAAGGATCGGACCGGTTATATCGCTGCTTTGTTCCAGCTTTTGGCCGGGGTTGATTATGAGACAGTTGTAAGCCAGTACCTGCTCTCAAATGAACGGATTGCTGGAAAGATGAAGAAGACCGAAAGATATTTGAGGCTGCTGAGCCTTTACCGGATACCTTCCGAAAAATTCAAGCCAATGTTGGCTGTTGACCGAAAGCATCTTGATTTCGTTATTGGCCAGATTCGGAAAGATTACGGCACGATCGAAACATACTTGAATAAAGGATGTGGACTGAAACTGTCAAAAATCAAAAAAATAAAAATGATGCTAGTGGAATAA
- a CDS encoding phasin family protein produces MSDLFSRGILLGLGAAVAGKEKLEDTILKMVNQGMVSKNEADTLFNDLVKKGAEKSESWNNDIRTSVTDQLKELGFVTKDQVDTLQAQIVLLQQEIAVLRNKTNTDSKSGTESVSADGTIITDINKEAGFSGNLTGSNGTSIPPKTDIVTD; encoded by the coding sequence ATGAGTGATTTATTCAGCAGGGGTATTCTGCTTGGATTAGGAGCTGCGGTAGCTGGAAAGGAAAAGCTTGAAGATACAATCTTGAAAATGGTGAATCAGGGAATGGTGTCAAAAAATGAAGCGGACACACTATTTAACGATTTAGTTAAAAAAGGTGCCGAAAAAAGCGAAAGCTGGAACAATGACATCAGAACCTCCGTTACGGATCAGCTTAAGGAACTAGGCTTTGTCACCAAGGACCAGGTTGATACACTTCAGGCGCAGATTGTTCTTTTGCAACAGGAAATTGCTGTTCTCCGGAACAAAACAAATACAGATTCTAAATCAGGAACAGAATCAGTGTCAGCGGACGGGACGATAATTACCGATATCAATAAGGAAGCTGGATTTTCCGGGAATTTGACTGGTTCCAATGGTACAAGCATCCCTCCGAAAACTGATATTGTTACAGATTAA
- a CDS encoding energy-coupling factor transporter transmembrane component T has protein sequence MNRLHPLTAFVYYAGALALLILFQHPAFLLAGFVGVLTLNYIQDRFRGLRRWLVFLLTSGLLILFINPLFNERGRHVLFEIGTHRITLEAATLGAMSALSIMGIIAIFVSYNEIMTPNKLLFLFARVAPQFAVLLMLTLRFIPLMRRRLEEISSVQASKGISLKSGTIRERAKNGMSFIQTLLVFSLEEAIQTADSMKARAYGTGRRTAYHHFRFKPLDRVTLVLFVVLLAIAFYGRMNGWGLLAVYPVMEPFSLSIQDRITFTAFLLFIGYPIIIELKGAFGWRTSN, from the coding sequence ATGAATAGGCTCCATCCATTAACGGCATTTGTTTACTATGCCGGAGCACTTGCCTTGCTCATACTATTCCAGCATCCGGCCTTTCTCCTGGCCGGATTTGTTGGTGTTTTGACTTTGAATTATATCCAGGATCGCTTCAGGGGGCTGCGGCGCTGGCTTGTATTTCTGTTAACGTCCGGACTGCTCATCCTTTTCATTAATCCTTTATTCAATGAACGCGGCCGCCATGTCCTGTTTGAAATTGGCACTCATCGAATCACTCTGGAAGCCGCCACGCTCGGAGCTATGTCGGCCCTGTCGATTATGGGGATTATCGCCATATTCGTCTCGTATAACGAAATCATGACACCAAATAAACTGCTATTTTTGTTCGCCCGGGTGGCACCGCAGTTTGCGGTATTACTCATGTTGACACTCCGGTTCATCCCGCTGATGCGGCGGCGCCTTGAAGAAATCTCTTCCGTCCAGGCAAGTAAGGGGATTTCATTAAAGTCAGGAACCATAAGGGAACGGGCAAAAAACGGGATGAGCTTCATCCAGACCTTGCTTGTTTTTTCACTAGAGGAAGCGATTCAAACTGCCGACTCAATGAAGGCACGAGCCTATGGGACAGGCAGGCGTACTGCTTATCACCATTTCCGTTTTAAACCTCTCGACAGAGTGACGCTGGTGCTCTTTGTTGTGCTTCTGGCGATCGCATTTTATGGGAGGATGAACGGCTGGGGACTTCTGGCGGTTTATCCGGTTATGGAACCATTTAGCCTTTCCATTCAAGACAGAATTACGTTTACAGCCTTCCTGCTGTTTATCGGATATCCAATCATCATCGAACTGAAGGGGGCATTTGGATGGCGCACATCGAATTGA
- a CDS encoding formate/nitrite transporter family protein, producing the protein MSSAYYKPDEILDITIENGVKKTKYSCKTSAILGFQAGAFIALGYLLYIRITAPLTGDIAGLGTFLGASVFPIGLILTLIAGGELLTGNMMAVPLAGFAKKIRIRSILQNWAIITFFNFIGAIFVAYMFGHLAGLTSEGAFLEKTVSIAQHKLEANFLEAFVSGIGCNWLVAAAVWLSYGAKDVIGKIAGIWFPTMTFVAIGFQHVVANMFVIPAAIFEGHFTWTQYITNFVPVFLGNATGGVVFIGLAYWLAYKKQSTQKIEKGKAALVMLKGSKG; encoded by the coding sequence ATGTCATCCGCGTATTATAAACCTGATGAAATACTTGATATAACAATAGAAAACGGAGTAAAAAAAACAAAATACTCTTGTAAGACCTCAGCAATCCTTGGTTTCCAGGCTGGAGCGTTCATTGCATTAGGATATTTGCTTTATATCAGGATTACCGCTCCGCTTACAGGTGACATAGCCGGCCTCGGAACTTTCCTAGGGGCGAGCGTCTTTCCGATTGGTCTTATTCTGACCTTGATTGCCGGCGGGGAGCTCCTTACAGGCAATATGATGGCAGTGCCATTGGCTGGTTTTGCTAAAAAGATTAGAATTCGGAGCATTCTGCAAAACTGGGCGATTATTACCTTCTTTAATTTCATAGGCGCCATTTTTGTTGCCTATATGTTTGGCCATCTGGCTGGATTGACTTCCGAAGGAGCTTTCCTCGAAAAAACTGTAAGCATCGCACAACATAAACTTGAAGCAAACTTCCTGGAGGCATTTGTATCTGGTATCGGATGCAACTGGCTAGTAGCAGCCGCAGTGTGGCTTTCCTATGGGGCCAAAGATGTTATTGGAAAAATAGCAGGCATCTGGTTCCCGACCATGACGTTCGTTGCAATAGGATTTCAGCACGTGGTTGCCAACATGTTTGTCATCCCGGCTGCAATATTTGAAGGACATTTCACCTGGACTCAATACATAACTAACTTTGTGCCTGTCTTTTTGGGAAATGCAACAGGAGGGGTTGTATTTATTGGGCTTGCTTACTGGCTGGCATACAAAAAGCAAAGTACACAGAAAATAGAAAAAGGGAAGGCTGCACTCGTCATGCTTAAAGGCAGTAAAGGATAA
- a CDS encoding ABC1 kinase family protein, producing the protein MLTGKLRRLGRYREIISLFGKYGFGYLIEEVGLSQLLSFKDRIKTDFQKENTQELGIRIRGLLEELGPTFIKLGQLLSIRSDLLPADIIRELETLQDNVPPVPLEQVKERLEIELGKPPDELFQYFNEDYVAAASIGQVYEARLWTGEEVMIKVQRPDIKSKIYTDLDILIDLSRLLEQHYEWAEQNKVTEISEELSESIRKELDYLQEARNTEMIAMQFEDTDKIKVPKIYWDYTTSQVLTMEKINGIKISEINKVETDEEKKRDVADLLVQSFVTQILREGFFHGDPHPGNMLYIKETCQLAFIDFGQIGRLSAKMRYDTTSMMIGLMQEDTEMIVKSIYRMSDVPSDVDESDFYADVDRISKTVSRVPFGELDLGMTVQDLLSTAQQHRIIVPTELTMLGKTLITVEGIISGIDPKLNLLQLARPYAEELVIERYNPIKIGKRLLENGEEFAEKVAKIPTRVDDVLEQAAEGDLKLKISLSQIDSIFNKIDRISNQVSFSLTLLAFSIVVLGLIVGATFGTDTFLTSIHALEIGFAVAFLMFLWILYSILKSGRF; encoded by the coding sequence ATGTTGACGGGTAAATTGCGGCGTTTGGGCAGATACAGAGAAATCATTTCCCTATTCGGGAAATACGGCTTCGGCTATTTAATTGAAGAAGTTGGCCTTAGCCAGCTTCTTTCTTTCAAGGACCGGATTAAAACAGATTTTCAAAAGGAGAATACACAGGAGCTTGGTATCCGGATACGCGGGCTTCTTGAAGAATTAGGTCCAACGTTCATTAAGCTTGGCCAGCTGCTTAGTATAAGAAGCGATCTTCTTCCGGCGGATATCATCCGGGAGCTTGAGACTTTACAGGATAATGTGCCACCAGTTCCGCTTGAGCAAGTTAAAGAACGTCTGGAAATTGAGCTTGGCAAGCCCCCGGATGAATTGTTCCAGTATTTCAATGAGGACTATGTAGCAGCCGCATCCATTGGGCAGGTGTATGAAGCAAGGCTTTGGACCGGCGAGGAAGTCATGATTAAAGTGCAGCGCCCTGATATTAAAAGCAAGATCTATACCGATCTTGATATTCTGATAGATTTATCGAGGCTTCTTGAACAGCACTATGAGTGGGCAGAGCAGAACAAAGTAACCGAAATATCTGAGGAACTTTCTGAATCGATCCGTAAAGAATTGGACTATCTCCAGGAAGCACGCAATACAGAGATGATTGCAATGCAGTTTGAGGATACCGATAAAATCAAGGTTCCGAAAATTTACTGGGACTACACAACTTCCCAGGTTTTGACGATGGAAAAAATAAACGGAATCAAAATATCTGAAATTAATAAAGTAGAAACCGATGAGGAAAAAAAGCGTGATGTTGCAGACCTCCTCGTTCAATCCTTTGTGACCCAAATATTACGGGAAGGTTTTTTCCATGGGGATCCGCATCCTGGGAATATGCTGTACATTAAGGAGACTTGCCAGCTTGCATTCATTGACTTCGGGCAAATTGGCAGGCTCTCGGCCAAAATGAGGTATGATACGACATCAATGATGATTGGACTCATGCAGGAAGACACCGAGATGATCGTTAAATCAATTTACCGAATGTCCGATGTACCGTCAGATGTTGATGAAAGCGATTTTTATGCTGATGTTGACCGAATCAGTAAAACCGTGAGCCGGGTTCCCTTCGGAGAACTTGATCTTGGAATGACTGTCCAGGATTTGCTTTCAACAGCACAGCAGCACCGTATTATCGTGCCTACGGAATTAACGATGCTGGGGAAGACTTTGATTACGGTCGAAGGAATCATTTCTGGAATCGATCCGAAACTGAACCTGCTTCAGCTTGCGCGGCCATATGCGGAAGAGTTAGTAATCGAACGCTATAATCCTATTAAAATCGGTAAAAGATTGCTTGAAAACGGGGAAGAATTCGCTGAAAAGGTAGCCAAAATTCCAACCCGGGTGGATGATGTACTTGAACAGGCAGCAGAAGGCGACTTGAAGCTAAAAATTAGCCTATCGCAAATTGATTCGATTTTTAACAAAATCGACCGGATTTCAAATCAGGTATCGTTTAGCCTTACTCTGCTTGCATTCAGTATTGTTGTTCTAGGGTTAATTGTAGGTGCGACGTTTGGGACAGACACATTCCTTACAAGCATCCATGCACTTGAAATAGGATTTGCCGTTGCCTTCCTCATGTTTTTATGGATACTCTATTCTATTTTAAAATCGGGTAGGTTTTAG